From Chryseobacterium joostei, the proteins below share one genomic window:
- a CDS encoding LOG family protein, whose protein sequence is MNEIKLHDSFRQKTWDETVTKDSWMVFKIMAEFVDGYEKLAKIGPCVSIFGSARLKPDNKYYEMAVEIAEKITKLGFGIITGGGPGIMEAGNKGAFNANGKSIGLNIDLPFEQHFNPYINKSYSMNFDYFFVRKVMFVKYSQGFVVMPGGFGTLDELTEAMTLIQTNKIGKFPIVLVGSEFWGGLLDWFKATLLKESMIAEDDLDLYRVVDTADEAVAHIKAFYDKYSVNVNF, encoded by the coding sequence ATGAACGAAATAAAGCTACACGACAGTTTCAGACAAAAAACTTGGGACGAAACCGTTACCAAAGACAGCTGGATGGTCTTCAAGATCATGGCTGAGTTTGTGGATGGCTATGAAAAGCTGGCAAAAATTGGCCCTTGTGTTTCTATATTCGGTTCAGCACGTCTGAAACCTGATAATAAATACTATGAAATGGCCGTAGAAATTGCTGAAAAGATTACAAAACTAGGCTTCGGAATTATTACCGGAGGTGGCCCAGGAATCATGGAAGCAGGAAATAAAGGGGCTTTCAATGCCAACGGAAAATCAATCGGACTTAATATTGACCTTCCTTTTGAGCAGCATTTCAATCCTTATATCAACAAGTCTTATTCTATGAATTTCGATTACTTTTTCGTGAGAAAGGTAATGTTTGTAAAATATTCTCAAGGCTTCGTGGTTATGCCCGGAGGTTTTGGTACTTTGGATGAACTGACGGAAGCGATGACGCTGATTCAAACCAACAAAATTGGTAAGTTTCCAATTGTATTGGTAGGAAGTGAATTTTGGGGTGGATTACTGGATTGGTTCAAAGCAACACTCTTAAAAGAAAGTATGATTGCAGAAGATGATTTGGATCTTTACAGAGTGGTAGACACTGCTGATGAGGCAGTAGCACACATTAAAGCTTTTTATGATAAGTATTCTGTGAATGTAAATTTCTAA
- a CDS encoding nucleotidyltransferase family protein → MKALIFAAGKGTRLKPFTDHHPKALAKVNDVPLLERNIKYLKGFGIKDFVINIHHFGDQIVDFLNKNDNFGCNIEISDETSELLETGGGLIFARKFLDHGEDFLIMNADILTNININALVEYHKKIKDFATLAVSDRESSRKLLFNDDMVLRGWLNVQTGEQRLAEFNKGFKALAFSGVHCINPAIFEKIKRKGKFSVMEEYLDLMQTEHIHGFVHDSLLIDVGRPESVIEAEKHFK, encoded by the coding sequence ATGAAAGCTCTAATTTTCGCCGCAGGAAAAGGCACCAGACTTAAACCGTTTACAGATCATCACCCTAAAGCACTGGCAAAGGTGAATGATGTTCCGCTTTTGGAGAGAAACATCAAGTATCTGAAAGGTTTTGGTATAAAAGACTTTGTGATTAACATCCATCATTTTGGAGATCAGATTGTTGATTTTTTGAATAAAAATGATAACTTCGGATGCAACATTGAAATTTCGGATGAAACCAGCGAATTACTGGAAACCGGAGGCGGCTTAATTTTTGCTAGAAAATTCCTTGATCATGGAGAAGATTTTCTAATCATGAATGCTGATATTTTAACCAATATAAACATCAATGCTTTGGTAGAATATCATAAAAAGATAAAAGATTTTGCTACTTTAGCAGTTTCGGACCGTGAAAGTTCGAGAAAACTTCTTTTCAATGATGACATGGTTTTAAGAGGTTGGCTGAATGTACAGACAGGAGAGCAAAGGCTTGCAGAATTCAACAAAGGATTTAAGGCTCTTGCTTTCAGTGGTGTTCATTGTATCAACCCTGCCATCTTTGAAAAAATAAAAAGAAAAGGCAAATTTTCTGTTATGGAAGAATACCTGGATCTTATGCAGACCGAACATATCCACGGTTTTGTACATGACAGTCTTCTTATAGATGTCGGAAGACCAGAATCTGTAATAGAAGCCGAAAAACATTTTAAATAA
- a CDS encoding RapZ C-terminal domain-containing protein yields MLHIDIHSFSYKKGGIPKDDSGNGGGFAFDCRGILNPGRIEEYKIQTGNDIGVQEYLETKTEMPKFLELIKSLVSINIDDYLERGFENLQINFGCTGGQHRSVYSAIKIAEFIKEKYPNGTKVTIHHDEQPQLNISNQ; encoded by the coding sequence ATGCTACACATCGACATACACAGTTTTTCGTACAAGAAGGGAGGAATTCCTAAGGATGATTCAGGAAACGGAGGAGGTTTTGCCTTCGACTGCAGGGGAATTCTAAACCCAGGAAGAATTGAAGAATATAAAATTCAAACCGGAAACGATATTGGGGTTCAGGAATATCTTGAAACAAAAACTGAAATGCCTAAATTTTTAGAGCTGATAAAGTCTCTCGTATCTATCAATATTGACGATTACCTTGAAAGAGGTTTTGAAAATTTACAGATCAATTTCGGATGCACAGGCGGGCAGCACAGATCTGTATATTCTGCAATAAAAATTGCTGAATTCATCAAGGAAAAATACCCGAACGGAACGAAAGTAACCATCCATCACGATGAACAACCACAACTTAACATTAGTAATCAGTAA